The window AAACGGCGGCGGAGCTGCATAGTCCAGTTGGTGAGGGTTCGCTGGTGCGACGGTGAGGCTTCTGTTCTGGCCTTTCGTCTGAAGAAGACACAAATTGTCGCGGTGAAGAGAGGTCTCCTCGTTAGGGTTTGACACGAACCAGAGGAGAAACGCTAAACCGAGGAAGCGGAGGCTTAGTGGCGGTGGATAGCCGAGTAGATCCAGTGAGCATGCACTCAGATTGAGCAGATCCGGTGGTGACAAAGAGAGCAGCGAAATTGACAGAACAGACCGTCTCCGTCATGAGCGGCGAAGAAATGTGATTCTTTCCTGAAAAGCTTGCAGCGGGATTTGAAACCAGGAAACAGAGAACGGAGGTGATTGAAGAATTCAATGAGTTCAGAAACAGGATGAAGAGTCTCGAGGGATACTCTATCCGACTGCAGCTCCGTCGAGACACCATGGAGTCACGCCTCCAAGAAGAACGGAACACAGACAGCAGAAGAAAAAGGAGATAAAACACGAGACTGAAGAAGATAAATCGAAAATGTGACAATAGGTCCCGACGCCGGTGAGCACGAGCTCTTCCGGTGCCAGAGAAAAGTGGAGAACGAGTAACCTCGATAGTCGTGCTTGGAAAAAAAGCAGCTAGGACAAACTCGTTTTTGCTATGATTTTGtctataattatatgtatattgtcAGATTTTGAGCAATGtgcatcattaatataaatattttaaataaaataagagaagtaacttaaaaatatagaattaaGTATACATATGTACAGTtgtcttcggatatccattcgggttcggatcagaGGCAACCCAGAAGTTTAGAAAACATGGGGCACAAAATGTTATAAATAGTTAGTATAAGGATATCTAAAGTAAAAGTGTGGGGCACATAATGCAATAACAAATTAGATTAAAGAtatttaacaaattttgtaccaaaacactttaaaaaaaaattagagtggGGCTCATGCCACACCCTTTTCTTACCTCCGTCCGCCTCTGGTTCGGATATTACTCGTTCGGATTCGGATATTCAATCTCTCATAATTTAATACATGTTCGGGTATATTgctattttggttcggttttttcggatcgggttcggatactGGTTCGGGTATCTGATAAAATGCCCagcatatcttttttttgtatttaaaatactGTGGAACGGTATCGTCTTTATTCGAACGTTGTCATCTCGAGCAAGATCTCAAATCTCTATTGTCATCGTCGTGGCCGCTACCACTATAGATTATATTTGTTCACTTACTTATTTCTGCGTGTCTCTTTTTTTCTTGCTTAACATTTGAGATGTCTTATTTTGTTTCACGTGGGTTAAAGGTTCTCATTTTTTGAAAGTTTATTTGGCCTCTAATATGCACGATCCTGGATTCCTGATCCGGGTGACAATAAATAGATTTTCTTACTAAAACAGTATTAAAGCCAAATACATCGTGAGAAGTTACTTTTGAATTATATGATTAATCAATAAACGGTTTACTCAATTCACTTTCATTAGTGCGTACGTAGTTGTATTAGAAAATTAACCTCGCGCGACACGCTAggtttaatagtatatatattgaaacttgttaaaaactaaatttgcAATATAAATACAGTGAACCGGTCCACGAACTTAAGCACAAAGCAATCTtcatctctctctatctctcttccTCCATGGCGAGCAACTGTAATTTAGTGAGTGTTCTAGGGCTACTTTTAGTACTGACACTGATGCACAACCCGGTCACTGTCGCCGGACAAAGAAACTCGGGTGCCGCCTTGTTCACGTTCGGTGACTCCAACTTTGACGCTGGGAACAAACAGACTCTCACCAAAACTAACGTTGCACAGAGTTTCTGGCCGTACGGAAAATCTCGAGATGATCCCAACGGCAAATTCTCCGACGGTTTCATCGCTCCAGACTTCTTAGGTACCATTTTTTTGAATGACTAAAAGTTTCTGGTACGAATACCCATACATCTTTCCATCTTTCTAGGTAACATTTTTTCGCCAGTTATCTTCGAAACTCGTACACAAAGAGTAGATGCACCATTTAATAcgttaactagattttgacccgcgcttcgaaAACGCGGGTTTTCTGTAGATTATAAACAAAGTTTGAtatgaattaatattttgaaagtaTTGTTAGTAAATTGTATTATAACAAAGTAgagtatttgttttaaattatgcaATTTATGAATtagattatttaatattttataatttatatgtatgttTTTACGCAACTCTCTCTTAAATTTGGACATTTATCTGGATCCAAAAACCGACCAGGAAATACAGACTTGATTTGGATCCATAGATAAATACATGTTCGGTATTTATTGGATCCACGTTCTTGGTTCAAGTCCACATCCTACTCGAGACCCTATCAGATATTCTAAGTGCCCGAAATGTTATGTGCATATTAGgtatttttggatatttcaaCTATGTTTTCGATATTACTATATCCTCTTAAGTTTCATGTTCTGGTTTTCggttataattttagtttttaggtaaattttaaaatttcttaaaatataatattttgggtATCTGGATTAAACTTTGGGTatttttcggtttttcgggtaaAATATTCGGGTCTTTTCGGCTATTTGAATATTATCgggtattttttatatttttcgaGTTTTGGATTTTTCTGGGATTTCGAGTACTTCGAGTCTTTTGGGTTCTAAACCAGAATCGACCCGGACCTGCTATGTACCCAAAATTTACATGTATTTTTGTAAGTATTTGAATTATGGACCCAAACCAACCCAACCTTGGAAGGAATTGACCCAAACTCAGATAGAAAATTTTCAGATATTTAGTTGAGTTATAATATTTAGGATTTAACGGACCCGACCAGAAAAAAACCCGACTCTTATCCGATCCGAAGACTCGAATGCCAATTCCTATTctacttatttattttgttcaatTAGTAAGACTTAAGACTTAATTGGCAGATTTTaagctaatttaatagtatatattttcaggactttttttaaaaaaattatattgaataacaatttttattatagatattttttataaaaaataattaaacgtaaatataaataattttattttaaaaaataatttggtgaagtgtttttatcaaatttgattttgtaaatatttagaattatataatattagatgacattttataatatgttgtatgatatatgctttcgttttaataattgatatctaaatattatatatccatcattgagcataatatatttatgtaaggagaaaaattattggaaaagaatgagaaataataataagatttatttaaaatatttaaattatttatagttatagTAGTAAATGGTaggataaaaatataaagagttATATATAGTtgcaacaacttttttataatagatttttaaaatgattttcttttcataatataaattttcaaaatcgcatctataatatttttttaacaaaaatgttctaacaatatatttagaatatgatGTGTAAGCtttgtagataaatatattAGAAGTGTTAGTCAAGGAAAAGCTACGATGTATAAggtttgtagataaatatttcAGAAAGGTCAtcttattcaaaaaaaatgatagagtgaagcctttgataaaaaaaatgattgaatGAAATGCTGTAAAGTTGGTGGCACCAAGGAACaatatagttttggtatttAAATTCATCAGTCACTTTTTGCTTATAGATTCATGAGAATGATATTTTAGTTAAGTTGAGTAATAATTAAGAACATTGATTGTTTTATAGTTAAATAAATgtaagataattgattattgtatagttagagaaatataaggtaagaCCAATAAAATAGTTAAGTTTAATAAAAGggtccaacaacttttcataggtagatttttttagactccttcccttttaatagtatagattaataCTTATTCCGTTCAAAATAATGTGTATTATAGCTAGAGTTTTCACGCTTATTAAAAAACacgtaaaattttgacaaatgCATTATTTTCCTTGTTTACCTATTTGCTACTCTCTCCGTTCTTTAATGatagatttttttagaaaaaagtttgtttcagaaagatgtatttttgtgttttctatgaaaaattgtaaacttcaagaaaTTAATTGagtttattgaattactattggttaaaagttattgaaaattgataattacaaaaaacgatacatttattatggtagtttaatgtatttttttaatatgtgtgaaaatactaaaaagtctatttttgtgaaacggatgaagtataatttttaatcaatcaaagatcagtaaatacaattaatgtctttgaaatttataatttaccaTTATTACATATAATGAAAAGGTAAAATATCAATCTGTTagaatttttatctttttctaaAACATCAATCATTCTGGAACTGAGGAAGTAATTATTAATCAAATAGTGTTGCTATATTAGTTACtcaaccaaaaaataattaaccagaaatatatgaaaaatctttaaaaacacAGCAAAATTCATGGGGATTCCGATCGAGATCCCACCAGCACTTGTACCGAACGTCAATGTCTCACGTGGAGCTAGTTTTGCCGTCGCTGATGCTACTCTTCTTGGAGCTCCGGTGGAATCTGTAAGTCCATATAATATCTTACATATTATATGTCTATTAACTCACATTGAATTGATATCTTTTACAAGATCATTCGAGATATATTCTTACATCAGTCTTCTTACCCCCATTATTAAAAGCCGTCTTGTTTTATTCATCATCACATATAAAGACTTGCTTAAAATCAAtaatcttttttgttttaacagcaataataatatagattttttttttctttctgatttAGTTGACTTTGAGTCAACAAGTGAGGAAATTCAATCAAATGAAAGCAAACTGGAATGATGACTTCATCAAAAAGTCCGCGTTTTTGATATACATTGGTGCAAATGATTACTTGAATTTCTCCAAGAACAACCCTAACGCCGATGCATCTGCCCAACAAGCTTTTGTAACTTCCGTGACCAACAAGTTAAAGAACGATATCAGCTTGCTGTATTCATCAGGAGCTAGTAAGTTCGTGATCCAAACCCTAGCACCATTGGGTTGCTTACCAATCGTCAGACAAGAATACAACACCGGGATGGAAAAATGCCATGAACCTCTCAACGATTTGGCTAAACAACATAATGAGAAAATCGGACCGATGTTGAACGAAATGGCTAGAACCACTCCTGGTTTCCAGTTCACCGTCTTCGATTTCTATGATGCCATTATTCGTAGGACGCAGAAACCCTCAAGCTACCGTGAGTTGGTTAATTACAACttaatttcaagctttgatatTATGTGAATACTCATATATAAAACCGTTACAATTGGTTATTACTAGGGTTTTTCATGACGAACTCATCGTGCTGCGGAATTGGGACACACGATGCTTATGGTTGCGGTCTACCTAACGTGCATGTGAGGCTATGCGAGTACCAACGATCTTACTTATTCTTTGATGGGCGTCACAATACCGAGAAGGCACAAGAGATGTTTGCTCATCTTCTTATTGGAGCCGACAAAAATGTGATCCAGCCAATGAACGTCCGTGAGCTCGTAGTTTACCCAGTCGATGAACCTATGACTGAGGTTTGGGTGCCTACAAC is drawn from Brassica rapa cultivar Chiifu-401-42 chromosome A05, CAAS_Brap_v3.01, whole genome shotgun sequence and contains these coding sequences:
- the LOC103832741 gene encoding inactive GDSL esterase/lipase-like protein 23, whose amino-acid sequence is MASNCNLVSVLGLLLVLTLMHNPVTVAGQRNSGAALFTFGDSNFDAGNKQTLTKTNVAQSFWPYGKSRDDPNGKFSDGFIAPDFLAKFMGIPIEIPPALVPNVNVSRGASFAVADATLLGAPVESLTLSQQVRKFNQMKANWNDDFIKKSAFLIYIGANDYLNFSKNNPNADASAQQAFVTSVTNKLKNDISLLYSSGASKFVIQTLAPLGCLPIVRQEYNTGMEKCHEPLNDLAKQHNEKIGPMLNEMARTTPGFQFTVFDFYDAIIRRTQKPSSYRFFMTNSSCCGIGTHDAYGCGLPNVHVRLCEYQRSYLFFDGRHNTEKAQEMFAHLLIGADKNVIQPMNVRELVVYPVDEPMTEVWVPTTSATVQARESRSSSHGYESY